The following proteins come from a genomic window of Solea solea chromosome 3, fSolSol10.1, whole genome shotgun sequence:
- the LOC131455991 gene encoding uncharacterized protein LOC131455991 — MYPSSADLDDVSQALITKHPCLKEQGSVSGYYGWKISLKYKMANYRTRLRGIGCPELSINAMKEKDGSLNHSPNQVKKPRKAEVNYCPGYPAGESKESLEAERQALLVEVKKKNQEQIKNKMERTFAYRRQEIIQDMPFITELRSRWPALFSEREVDAEFARITTVPLRSTFMFQLDRHTDNLLKVFRKKGGAAGQKIKVILAAMDKDPSIEKWRDCVLKAVSVYLNEDPQHLIKEYMDIDPGAKKDMEETMMGVYVIWHEGAADTDEAEDVGIIIEGVEVLQGLSLIEPKA, encoded by the exons atgtatCCTTCAAGTGCAGACCTTGATGATGTGAGTCAAGCTTTGATAACAAAACATCCTTGTTTAAAGGAGCAAGGATCCGTTTCTGGGTACTATGGTTGgaaaatcagtttaaaatacaaaatggcCAACTACCGCACCAGACTGAGGGGCATTGGCTGCCCGGAGTTGAGCATAAATGCTATGAAAGAAAAGGATGGTTCCCTGAACCACAGCCCAAACCAGGTGAAAAAGCCTCGGAAAGCCGAAGTCAACTACTGTCCTGGTTATCCTGCAGGCGAATCTAAAGAGAGTCTTGAGGCTGAAAGACAAGCACTTCTAGTGGAGGTGAAAAAGAAGAACCAAgagcagattaaaaacaaaatggaaagaACATTTGCCTATAGAAGGCAGGAAATTATCCAGGATATGCCCTTCATCACAGAGTTACGGAGCAGATGGCCTGCTCTGTTTTCAGAAAGAGAG GTTGATGCAGAATTTGCCAGAATCACCACTGTCCCACTACGGTCTACTTTCATGTTTCAACTTGATCGGCATACTGACAACTTACTGAAGGTCTTCCGTAAGAAGGGAGGGGCAGCAGGACAGAAAATTAAGGTCATTTTGGCAGCAATGGACAAG GATCCAAGTATTGAAAAATGGAGAGATTGTGTGCTCAAAGCAGTGTCTGTGTACCTAAATGAAGATCCACAACATCTCATTAAGGAATACATG GATATTGATCCTGGTGCAAAGAAAGATATGGAGGAAACAATGATGGGAGTCTACGTCATTTGGCATGAGGGAGCAGCGGACACTGATGAAGCTGAGGATGTCGGTATCATTATAGAGGGAGTTGAAGTGCTTCAGGGTCTCAG CCTAATTGAGCCAAAGGCATAG